AGCGTGCTCGTAAAGTCGAAAGCAAAAAGTTATTAAACTACGGTTTTCGTTTTTATGAAACAATCACACCTTACAAAGCGGGTGACTCATTTGCCAGTCAGCGTATTTGGATGGGCAATAAAGAAGAAGTCTCTTTAGGGATTGTTGAAGATACCCCGATTACAATTCCTCGTGGCCAAGCTAAAAACTTAAAAGCAAACTTTAAGCTAGATAAAGTCCTTGAAGCTCCGATTGCAAAAGGAACAAGTGTCGGGACTTTGTTCTTACAACTTGACGGTGAAGACATTGCGCAGTATCCACTAGTCACATTAGAAGAAGTTGAAGAAGGCAGTTTCTTTAGCCAGATTTATGATTATCTTCGTCTTCAATTAGCTAACTAATTAGTGAAGCAACCCCACAAAATGCAGGCTCTTTAGCCTGCATTTCTAATTTATAAAGCTAGTATTTAGATTAGGATTATTAATAAGCGTTTTATTAAAAACGATGTTAAAATGCCTGCCTTTAAAATTTACCTGTCTTGTTCTGTTTTTTAAAACTGACTCAAATACGGTGTTTGTCCGTATTATGTGACAGGTAATTATCTACCAAACAACCGATTTTGAGGCTCACGCACCGTGGTAAAACTTGTCCAAAACACTAAATTTGACGAATATCTTGAATTTCCTTGTACGTTTAGTTTTCGCGTTATGGGGTTAGCCAATAAGCAATTAACTGAACAAGTCTTGGCTGTTATGCAACAAGTCGCACCTGGCGATTATGCTCCAACAGTAAAACCAAGCGCTAAAGGCAATTATGAGTCTGTACATTTAGTTGCGCGCGTTGAAAGCAAAGAGCACATTGAAAAAATTTATAACGAATTAGGCCAATTAGAAGACGTTCGTCACGTATTATAATTGCGCTTGCTAAATTAAAGCAGTAAGGATCCCGTTTTGAGTAACCCTACTTTGATCATCCGCCAGCTAGGCCAACGAGCATATGAACCTACCTGGCAGGCGATGCAGAATTACACGGATACCCGTGATGAATTCAGTGCCGATGAAATTTGGTTAGTCGAGCATGATCCTGTTTTTACGCAAGGGCAAGCAGGTAAAGAAGAACACCTCTTAATGCCAGGGGACATCCCAGTGGTTAAAGTTGACCGCGGTGGTCAAGTGACTTACCACGGCCCAGGGCAACAAGTCATGTATGTGTTGTTTAACTTGCGCCGTTTAAAAATAGGTGTAAGAGAGCTTGTCACTTGGTTAGAAGACTGCGTCGTGTCGACCCTTGCCGATCATGGCGTAAACGCTTACGCGAAGCCTGATGCACCGGGTGTGTATGTCGATGATAAAAAGATTGCCTCACTTGGCCTGAGAGTGAGACGCGGCTGCTCTTTTCATGGCTTAGCGTTAAACGTCAATATGGATCTGGCACCGTTTTTAAGAATTAATCCCTGCGGTTATGCAGGAATGGCCATGGTGCAATCGTCTGATTTAGCAGGTCCAAAAACTATCGAACAGGCACAAGCAGGCTTGATAAAACATATCGTTGAGAAATTAAACGTCACCGACGTCAAACAAAAACTAGGGTTTGATAACGAATGAATAAACCAGTAAAGATCCAACCAGGGGTTAAACTGCGCGATGCTGAAAAAATGGCATTGATCCCAGTTAAAGTGTTACCGACTGAAAAAACTGAGATGCTACGTAAACCTGAGTGGCTCAAAATCCGCCTTCCTAAGTCGACAGAACGTATTGATGGCATAAAAAGCGCGATGCGTAAGCACGGTTTGCACTCTGTGTGTGAAGAAGCATCTTGCCCAAATCTTTCAGAGTGTTTCAATCATGGTACAGCAACTTTCATGATATTAGGGGCTATCTGTACACGTCGATGCCCATTTTGTGATGTGGCTCATGGGCGTCCATTAGCCCCTGATGCAGCTGAGCCAGAAAAATTGGCTTTAACAATTCGTGATATGAAACTCAGTTATGTTGTTATCACTTCAGTCGACCGTGATGATCTTCGAGATGGCGGTGCACAACACTTCGCTGACTGTATCCGAGAAATCAGAAAATATAATCCAAAGATTACTATTGAAATCTTAGTCCCTGATTTCAGAGGAAGAATGGACCGTGCATTAGAAATCTTAATTGAAACGCCACCGGATGTTTTCAATCATAACTTAGAAACTGCACCTCGTTTATATAAGCTAGCACGTCCAGGTGCTGACTATAAGTGGTCACTTGAACTGCTACGTCGCTTTAAAGAAGCTCACCCTAATGTGAAGACAAAATCAGGCTTAATGGTTGGTCTAGGTGAAGAAATCAGCGAAATTGAGCAAGTTCTTCGTGACCTTCGTGAACATAACGTTGACATGCTCACTGTTGGCCAATACTTACAGCCTTCAAAGCATCACCTACCAGTGAAACGCTATGTGCCGCCAGTTGAGTTTGACGGCTTAAAAGAGTATGCCGATGAAATTGGCTTCGTCCATTCAGCATGTGGGCCATTCGTGCGCTCAAGCTACCATGCAGATCAGCAAGCAGCTGGAAAAGAAGTAAAATGATTAAAAAAGGCTTAGTGATCACTAAGCCTTTTCTTTATCTGTTTAAACAGACCTAATACAGCTCATCACATCTTAGCACTGCCAGTTTAACGTCTCACTGACATAAGAAAGACTTCACTGCCTAATTATCACTTTGCTTAAAAAGCTATCTCACACCGCTGTATTTAGGTGGATTTCACAGCAAAAAGCATTACACATACGACTTATTTGCTCTGAACTTTCAGAGGAAACTTCATCTGTAGATGGAGCAAATAATAAAGTGAGGATATTAAAGTCGGAATAAACAAGGAAGTAAGTTTGCCCCCCCTCATCAGTGACGAAATATTATACTTCCTTGTTACAACAACTTATCACCGGTCGGAGTTGTTGTAACAAGAAAGGGCTTCTTAATCTTTTTCGATTTTATCCAAGCCTGTGGTTTCTTTCTTAGCTGGAAGCTTGTGATGGATTGCAGCTTTAATCAGCATATAACCACTGATCGGAGCGGTTATTAATAAAAATATCGAAATTAAAATTTCTTTTGCACTGATCCCATCTTTAGTAAAACTGAAATACACCATAGCAGCGGTTAATACACCGGCCATTCCAAGAGTCGTTGCTTTGGTAGGCCCATGTAAGCGCATAAAAAAATCGGGCATTTTAAGCAGACCAATCGAACCGATTAAAATAAACAAACCACCAACCAACAGTAAAACAGATACAACCCATTCAAAAATTAACATAACAATACCTTTTAAACCTTGGTTACTCGATGATATCGCCACGAAGTAAAAACTTACACACAGCAACTGTGCTGACAAATCCTAGCATTGCAATCAACAAAGCGGCTTCGAAGTACAAATTTGTATCAACTCGAATGCCATACAAAATGATTAAAGCAATTGTATTAATATACATAGTATCAAGCGCTAAAATACGATCAGGAAGCGTCGGACCCAAAATTAAGCGCCATAAATTCATTAACAAGGCGATGCCAACCATAGTCAATACAATAAGAATTACCGTGTCTAGCATTGAAAAATCTCCTTCAAAGGGGCCTCATAGCGCTGCTTAATTGTGTCGATCAACGTCTGCTCATCATCCAAATCAAGTACATGGATCAATAAAAAACGCTCCGTGGGTACTTCGCCTTTTTCAAGCTTCTCAGGAATAGGATACACTTCAGCACTGACCGTACCGGGCGTCAGCGAAACGGTGCTGGCCAAAATGGTAATAGGCATTTCATGTGATAAGTCGAGTGGGATTTTAACAAACGCCGGACGTAAACGCTTAGTCGGGCCTAGAATCAAAAAAGCCACTTGTACGTTTGCTGTAATAATATCGTATAACACTAATAAAAAGTGTTTAAAGGCCAACCCAGGCTTGAGTATGAGTGGCTGAGGGGCGCGAAACCGAAACGTTAAGAGTGGGATCACAATCGCAAGAAACGTCGCAAGTATTAAATGACCCACAGATACACTGTTATTTAACAATAACCAGACACAAAACAGCATCAAGCTTCTAAATGGAGTGGGTAACCAGGAAAATTTTGCTTCTAATCTCATAAAGGCACATGCTCCATAGATTGACCAATAACACTATGTACATGGCCATTGACATCATGTAATTGCTTGGCAGCTGCCAAGGTAAATTCACTGATCGCACCAGCAAAAATAACCATCAACGGTGCGCATACTAACAACACAATAATTACACCCACTTG
This region of Pseudoalteromonas ulvae UL12 genomic DNA includes:
- the lipB gene encoding lipoyl(octanoyl) transferase LipB — encoded protein: MSNPTLIIRQLGQRAYEPTWQAMQNYTDTRDEFSADEIWLVEHDPVFTQGQAGKEEHLLMPGDIPVVKVDRGGQVTYHGPGQQVMYVLFNLRRLKIGVRELVTWLEDCVVSTLADHGVNAYAKPDAPGVYVDDKKIASLGLRVRRGCSFHGLALNVNMDLAPFLRINPCGYAGMAMVQSSDLAGPKTIEQAQAGLIKHIVEKLNVTDVKQKLGFDNE
- the lipA gene encoding lipoyl synthase; this encodes MNKPVKIQPGVKLRDAEKMALIPVKVLPTEKTEMLRKPEWLKIRLPKSTERIDGIKSAMRKHGLHSVCEEASCPNLSECFNHGTATFMILGAICTRRCPFCDVAHGRPLAPDAAEPEKLALTIRDMKLSYVVITSVDRDDLRDGGAQHFADCIREIRKYNPKITIEILVPDFRGRMDRALEILIETPPDVFNHNLETAPRLYKLARPGADYKWSLELLRRFKEAHPNVKTKSGLMVGLGEEISEIEQVLRDLREHNVDMLTVGQYLQPSKHHLPVKRYVPPVEFDGLKEYADEIGFVHSACGPFVRSSYHADQQAAGKEVK
- a CDS encoding Na+/H+ antiporter subunit G, which gives rise to MLIFEWVVSVLLLVGGLFILIGSIGLLKMPDFFMRLHGPTKATTLGMAGVLTAAMVYFSFTKDGISAKEILISIFLLITAPISGYMLIKAAIHHKLPAKKETTGLDKIEKD
- a CDS encoding K+/H+ antiporter subunit F, whose translation is MLDTVILIVLTMVGIALLMNLWRLILGPTLPDRILALDTMYINTIALIILYGIRVDTNLYFEAALLIAMLGFVSTVAVCKFLLRGDIIE
- the ybeD gene encoding DUF493 family protein YbeD, which encodes MVKLVQNTKFDEYLEFPCTFSFRVMGLANKQLTEQVLAVMQQVAPGDYAPTVKPSAKGNYESVHLVARVESKEHIEKIYNELGQLEDVRHVL
- a CDS encoding Na+/H+ antiporter subunit E — translated: MRLEAKFSWLPTPFRSLMLFCVWLLLNNSVSVGHLILATFLAIVIPLLTFRFRAPQPLILKPGLAFKHFLLVLYDIITANVQVAFLILGPTKRLRPAFVKIPLDLSHEMPITILASTVSLTPGTVSAEVYPIPEKLEKGEVPTERFLLIHVLDLDDEQTLIDTIKQRYEAPLKEIFQC